Proteins encoded in a region of the Zea mays cultivar B73 chromosome 2, Zm-B73-REFERENCE-NAM-5.0, whole genome shotgun sequence genome:
- the LOC103646608 gene encoding uncharacterized N-acetyltransferase p20 produces the protein MEPAADGNDVHGKRRDGGQHAPVVSLRALGLADADAFMAWASDREMRHLKQPLCATREQAMAHIRDTVLGHPWFRAVCVSDSPVGQVSVWPYADEGGRRANLGYALAHDQWGWGIAVAAVRMVVGRVFDDLPGLERLEAVTDVVNVRSQRVLEKVGFHREGCCAGTSPDAAAAGPEMR, from the exons ATGGAGCCGGCCGCCGATGGCAACGACGTGCACGGGAAGAGACGGGACGGAGGGCAGCATGCGCCGGTGGTGTCGCTCCGGGCGTTGGGCCTGGCGGACGCGGACGCCTTCATGGCGTGGGCGTCGGACCGCGAAATGCGGCACCTGAAGCAGCCGCTCTGCGCCACCCGAGAGCAGGCCATGGCACATATTAGGGACACCGTGCTGGGCCACCCATGGTTCCGCGCCGTCTGCGTCAGTGACTCGCCCGTGGGGCAGGTGTCCGTGTGGCCGTACGCCGACGAGGGCGGTCGCAGGGCCAACCTCGGCTACGCCCTCGCGCACGACCAGTGGGGCTGGGGCATCGCCGTCGCCGCCGTCAGGATG GTGGTGGGCAGGGTGTTCGACGACCTGCCGGGGCTGGAACGGCTGGAGGCGGTGACGGACGTGGTGAACGTGCGGTCGCAGAGAGTACTGGAGAAGGTCGGCTTCCACAGGGAGGGGTGCTGCGCCGGTACATCGCCGGACGCCGCGGCAGCGGGGCCAGAGATGCGGTGA